The Natronolimnobius baerhuensis DNA segment CGCGGGAATTCTCGTCGTCGGGACGATGACGATCCCGATGGTCTCCTCGATCAGCGAAGACGCCATGCAGGCGGTGCCCGATGAGCTTCGAAACGGCGCGTACGCCCTCGGTGCGACGAAGTATCAGGTTTCACTGCGAATCGTCCTGCCGGCGGCGGTCTCTGGGATATTCGCCTCATACATCCTCGCGCTTTCGCGAGCCATCGGCGAGACGATGGCTGTCACGATGGCCGCAGGGTTCAACGCGAAGTTGACCGCGAACCCGTTCGACGAGATTATGACGATGACGGCCTATCTCGTCTCGATGGCTCGCGGAACGACTGCAGTTGGGACCATCGAGTATCAGAGCCTGTTCGCCGTCGGCTTACTGTTGTTCATACTGACGCTTTCGATGAACGTGCTCAATGACTTGCTGAAACGGCGATTCCAGGAGGAGTACCGATGAGTACGAAACGAGCTGGCGAGTTCCTTTCCGACATCGACCTGCGCCGCGAGAAGTTCCGCAACCGCGTCTTCCACGGGCTGCTCGTCGCGGCGTCGCTGTTCGGACTCGTCATGCTGGTGTTGTTGATCGCGGACGTGATCTGGCAGTCCGCACAGGCATTGCTGAACTACGATATCGACTTGTGGAACTTCCTCACGGCCACGTCGTCCTCCCGGGCCGGACAGGCTGGTTTCGGGGCGTCGATCATCGCCTCGCTCTGGCTGATGGTGCTGACAGCCGGTATGGCGTTCGTCATCGCCGTCGGCTGTGCACTCTACCTCGTCGAGTACGCCCCCGAAAACCGGACGACCAGACTGATCGAGGCGAACCTCGCGAACCTCGCCGGGGTCCCCTCTATTGTCTATGGGCTGCTCGTGCTCGCGCTGATCGTCAACGACGCAGGCATGGGGTCGATCATCCTCGCCGGTGCCATCGCGCTCGCGCTGCTCGTCGTTCCGATCATCATCGTCGCCTCAATCGAATCAATCCGCGCGGTACCCGAAAGTGTCCGCGACGGCTCCTACGCCATGGGCGCAACGAAGTGGCAAACCGTTCGCCAAGTCGTGCTCCCGAAGGCGATGCCCGGCATCCTGACCGGGACGATCCTCGCACTCGCTCGCGCAATCGGCGAAACGGCACCCCTGATCATGGTCGGTACAATGCTTCACGCGACGCGCTATCCCTCGGGCCCGTTCGCATCGTTCAGCGCGATGCCGACCCAGATCTACAACTGGACCTACCAGGCTGACCGGATGTTCAACGGGCTGGCGGCGCTTGGCATCGTTGTCTTGCTCACGTTCCTAGTCGGAATGTACGCTCTCGCGGGCTACCTACGGAAGCGATACGAAACAGACGGCGGCTCAATTAGCAATGTCTAAGCACACCACACACAATCCGACTGACGAATCGACAGCCGAAGCAACGAGCGGATCGAACAGCCCGCCGGAAAACGCACTCATCGAAACGGATGTAACCGTTGGGAGCGACTCGAGTCGCACCACTGGACGCGCCGACACAATCGTCAGCGCGGAGGGGCTAGACGTCTACTACGACGATGACCAGGCGCTCACAGACGTCACAATTGAGATTCCAGAACATCGTGTGACGGCCATGATCGGTCCCTCGGGCTGTGGGAAGTCGACGTTCCTGCGCTCGATCAACCGGATGAACGACCGCATTCCGGCCGCGCGCATCGATGGGGACCTCTACTTCCGCGAGAAGAACGTCTACGATGATGACGTCGATCCCGTCGCGTTGCGCCGGAAGATCGGGCAAGTGTTCCAGTCGCCAAATCCGTTCCCGAAGTCGATCTACGACAACGTCGCGTACGGCCTGCGAATCCAGGGAACAGCCGACGAGGTGGACCTCGACGCTGCAGTCGAGCGCGCACTTCGCGGGGCCGCGCTGTGGGACGAAGTCAAGGACCAACTCGACTCGAGCGGACTTGATCTCTCGGGCGGCCAACAACAGCGCCTCTGTATTGCTCGCGCCATCGCACCAGATCCGGAAGTGCTGTTGATGGACGAACCAACCTCGGCACTCGATCCCGTCGCCGCCTCGAAAATCGAGGATCTCATCGCCGATCTGGCCGAGGAGTACACCGTCATCATTGTCACCCACAACATGCAACAGGCGGCCCGCATCTCCGATAACACGGCCGTCTTTCTCACCGGTGGCACGCTCGTTGAATACGACGACACAGCGACGATCTTCGAAAACCCCGCAGATGACCGCGTCGAAGACTATATCACCGGAAAATTTGGATAACGATGGCCAGAACGGACTACCAACACCAACTCGAGCAACTCTGTGAATCCGTCCTCGAACTGAGCGACCTCGTCTGCCAGCGACTCCGTCGCGCACTCGAGGCGTACGGACGAAACGATACGGCACTGGCCGAACGAGTCATCACGGGCGATCACGCGATCAACCAGTTGTACCTCGAGATCGAGGGCGACTGTATCGATCTGCTGGCGTTACAGCAGCCGGTTGCCAGCGACCTTCGCCTGATCGCTTCCTCGTTCAAAATCATCACCGACCTCGAGCGAGTCGGCGACCTCGCTGTGAACCTCGCCGAGTACACCCAACGGACAACATCGGATCGGTACGCCGAGATCGACATCACGCGGATCGGCGAAAAAACGATTCAGTTGGTCGAAGACGCGATGCAGGCGTATGCGAGGGGCAACAGCGATGCAACACACGATATTGCTGCCCGAGACGACGAAATCGATACCCACTGTGAACAAGCGAGTCGACAGGTCGTCCGTGGCCTCGTCGACGCTGATGGCAGTGACGACACACTCCTCGAGGACGTCTCACAAATGCTGTTGACGATTCGCGACCTCGAGCGCGTCGGCGACCACGCGGTCAATATCGCAGCGCGAACGCTGTATATGGTCGAAAACGACGAGTCATTAATCTACTGACGCAAGTGGACAGTAACGCAGAGACAGCACCTGATACGATGTACTGACGGCTCGGCTTGCTAGACTCGAGCGATCAGTCGCCGTCCATCAGTGGCGCTTTTAGATGTGCAACGTCGATAATCAGCGTGTTTGTCGTGTTGTCGCTGTCGACGATGATCCCGGCGACAACGAGATTCGAAAGCGGCGTTGGGCCGATGATAACCTCGTCGCCCTTGGAGACGTTCTGAATGGATCGCTGGAATCGAACGTGTGCCCGACAGAGATCCGGGTGGTGGACGCTCGTAAAGTCGATTTCGTCGACGGTCGTATCCACGCGCTCATACTGCTGTGCGAAGACGACCGTTTCTGCATCCTCGAGTTGTGACCGATCCAGTACGTCGAAGGCGGCCTCTGTCGGCTTGTAGCCGCCTCGAGGGCCGGGAATCCCTTCGACGAGTTGGAGTGATTTCAGCGATTGCATCTGATTCCGAAGTGTGCCGGAATCACGGTCGAGGGAATTTGCAAGCGTTTCGGCAGTCACTGGCTCCGAGGACTGTTGATACTTGTTGACTAATGTCACAAGCGTCCGTCGTTGCCGATTCGTCAGATCGATCTGGCTCAGAGACATTACTAACGAACACTTGGGTCGTGTTCTCCATAGGTCTATGGATCACCGCATGCAAACCCATGATAAATAATGCAGTTTTGGCGACTATGTGTGTACGAAAGCAGGGATTCGCCATCGAGCCGTAATGGTCGTCAGCTGACGGATAATCTCTCGAGCGGGCCACAGCGAGGCAGTCCAGTCGATCACCGGTTGTACCACATCATGGCGCTCCCGGATAGCGCGACCATCA contains these protein-coding regions:
- the pstA gene encoding phosphate ABC transporter permease PstA, encoding MSTKRAGEFLSDIDLRREKFRNRVFHGLLVAASLFGLVMLVLLIADVIWQSAQALLNYDIDLWNFLTATSSSRAGQAGFGASIIASLWLMVLTAGMAFVIAVGCALYLVEYAPENRTTRLIEANLANLAGVPSIVYGLLVLALIVNDAGMGSIILAGAIALALLVVPIIIVASIESIRAVPESVRDGSYAMGATKWQTVRQVVLPKAMPGILTGTILALARAIGETAPLIMVGTMLHATRYPSGPFASFSAMPTQIYNWTYQADRMFNGLAALGIVVLLTFLVGMYALAGYLRKRYETDGGSISNV
- the pstB gene encoding phosphate ABC transporter ATP-binding protein PstB gives rise to the protein MSKHTTHNPTDESTAEATSGSNSPPENALIETDVTVGSDSSRTTGRADTIVSAEGLDVYYDDDQALTDVTIEIPEHRVTAMIGPSGCGKSTFLRSINRMNDRIPAARIDGDLYFREKNVYDDDVDPVALRRKIGQVFQSPNPFPKSIYDNVAYGLRIQGTADEVDLDAAVERALRGAALWDEVKDQLDSSGLDLSGGQQQRLCIARAIAPDPEVLLMDEPTSALDPVAASKIEDLIADLAEEYTVIIVTHNMQQAARISDNTAVFLTGGTLVEYDDTATIFENPADDRVEDYITGKFG
- the phoU gene encoding phosphate signaling complex protein PhoU is translated as MARTDYQHQLEQLCESVLELSDLVCQRLRRALEAYGRNDTALAERVITGDHAINQLYLEIEGDCIDLLALQQPVASDLRLIASSFKIITDLERVGDLAVNLAEYTQRTTSDRYAEIDITRIGEKTIQLVEDAMQAYARGNSDATHDIAARDDEIDTHCEQASRQVVRGLVDADGSDDTLLEDVSQMLLTIRDLERVGDHAVNIAARTLYMVENDESLIY
- a CDS encoding HTH domain-containing protein, which translates into the protein MSQIDLTNRQRRTLVTLVNKYQQSSEPVTAETLANSLDRDSGTLRNQMQSLKSLQLVEGIPGPRGGYKPTEAAFDVLDRSQLEDAETVVFAQQYERVDTTVDEIDFTSVHHPDLCRAHVRFQRSIQNVSKGDEVIIGPTPLSNLVVAGIIVDSDNTTNTLIIDVAHLKAPLMDGD